From the Euphorbia lathyris chromosome 6, ddEupLath1.1, whole genome shotgun sequence genome, one window contains:
- the LOC136232565 gene encoding serine/arginine-rich SC35-like splicing factor SCL33 isoform X2, with amino-acid sequence MRGRSYTPSPPRGYGRRGRSPSPSPRGRYGRGGGRGGASDLPTSLLVRNLRHDCRPEDLRRPFEQFGALKDIYLPRDYYTGEPRGFGFVQYSDPHDAAEAKHHMDGRVLLGRELTVVFAEENRKKPSDMRAREKPRSRFRDRRRSPPRYSRSPPPHYGRSRSRSRDYISPPKRRTYSRSVSPQEKRYSRERSYSRSRSRSRSPIREPSRSPRSRSRTPPIRSRSPSPRRSKSLTPIRDEYPRETNGDRSPSR; translated from the exons ATGAGAGGAAGGAGTTATACCCCTTCGCCACCACGGGGTTATGGTAGAAGGGGCCGTAGCCCTAGCCCTAGCCCTAGGGGACGTTATGGTCGCGGTGGTGGTCGCGGAGGTGCTAGCGATCTTCCTACCAGCCTTCTAGTTCGTAATCTTCGCCATGATTGCag GCCGGAGGACCTCCGCAGGCCTTTTGAACAGTTTGGTGCTCTCAAGGATATTTACTTGCCTAGGGATTATTATACTGG GGAACCCCGAGGTTTTGGTTTTGTCCAATATTCAGATCCTCATGATGCTGCTGAAGCTAAACACCATATGGATGGAAGGGTTCTTCTTGGTCGTGAGTTGACTGTTGTATTTGCAGAGGAAAACAGGAAGAAGCCATCTGATATGAGGGCTAGGGAGAAACCAAG GAGTCGATTTCGTGATCGACGAAGATCCCCACCTCGATATTCTCGTTCTCCGCCTCCACATTATGGCAGGTCCAGGTCCCGAAGTCGTGATTATATTTCTCCTCCGAAAAGACGGACTTACTCaag ATCTGTTTCACCCCAAGAGAAGAGGTACAGTCGAGAGAGGTCATATTCACGCTCTAGGAGCCGCAGTCGAAGTCCAATTAGGGAACCAAGCCGGAGCCCTAGGAGCAGAAGTCGGACACCACCGATCAGGAGCAGAAGCCCAAGCCCGAGAAGAAGCAAAAGCCTGACCCCAATCCGTGATGAATACCCAAGGGAAACAAATGGAGATAGGTCTCCTAGTCGGTGA
- the LOC136232565 gene encoding serine/arginine-rich SC35-like splicing factor SCL30A isoform X1, giving the protein MRGRSYTPSPPRGYGRRGRSPSPSPRGRYGRGGGRGGASDLPTSLLVRNLRHDCRPEDLRRPFEQFGALKDIYLPRDYYTGEPRGFGFVQYSDPHDAAEAKHHMDGRVLLGRELTVVFAEENRKKPSDMRAREKPSRSRFRDRRRSPPRYSRSPPPHYGRSRSRSRDYISPPKRRTYSRSVSPQEKRYSRERSYSRSRSRSRSPIREPSRSPRSRSRTPPIRSRSPSPRRSKSLTPIRDEYPRETNGDRSPSR; this is encoded by the exons ATGAGAGGAAGGAGTTATACCCCTTCGCCACCACGGGGTTATGGTAGAAGGGGCCGTAGCCCTAGCCCTAGCCCTAGGGGACGTTATGGTCGCGGTGGTGGTCGCGGAGGTGCTAGCGATCTTCCTACCAGCCTTCTAGTTCGTAATCTTCGCCATGATTGCag GCCGGAGGACCTCCGCAGGCCTTTTGAACAGTTTGGTGCTCTCAAGGATATTTACTTGCCTAGGGATTATTATACTGG GGAACCCCGAGGTTTTGGTTTTGTCCAATATTCAGATCCTCATGATGCTGCTGAAGCTAAACACCATATGGATGGAAGGGTTCTTCTTGGTCGTGAGTTGACTGTTGTATTTGCAGAGGAAAACAGGAAGAAGCCATCTGATATGAGGGCTAGGGAGAAACCAAG TAGGAGTCGATTTCGTGATCGACGAAGATCCCCACCTCGATATTCTCGTTCTCCGCCTCCACATTATGGCAGGTCCAGGTCCCGAAGTCGTGATTATATTTCTCCTCCGAAAAGACGGACTTACTCaag ATCTGTTTCACCCCAAGAGAAGAGGTACAGTCGAGAGAGGTCATATTCACGCTCTAGGAGCCGCAGTCGAAGTCCAATTAGGGAACCAAGCCGGAGCCCTAGGAGCAGAAGTCGGACACCACCGATCAGGAGCAGAAGCCCAAGCCCGAGAAGAAGCAAAAGCCTGACCCCAATCCGTGATGAATACCCAAGGGAAACAAATGGAGATAGGTCTCCTAGTCGGTGA